The sequence CCTCGCCCGCGCACTCGCGGCCGACCCGCCCATCCTGCTCATGGACGAACCCTTCGGTGCGCTCGATCCGCTGAGCCGTACCCAATTACAAAAAGAATTTCAGCAGCTTCAACAGCGCCTCAAGAAGACCGTCGTCTTCGTAACTCACGACGTCGGCGAAGCCCTGCTGCTCGGCGACCGTATCGCGCTCCTTCAGGAAGGCCGCCTGCTCACCGTGCAGCCACCAAAGGAATTTCTCGCGACCAGCGATCCGACCGCGAGATCATACGTAGACGCTTTCAGGGCCGGGTACAAAGTTTTCGAGAGTCAGTTTTGAAGGAGAGTCAGTTTTGAAGGGGCACGGCTTCAGCCGTGCCGTTGAAGCGTCAGAGGCATCGGGGCTTTAGCCCCTAGGTCGGCCCTGAAAGAACTCCAATGAACTTCTTTCAATTCCTTGCCAGGCATCGACTCGAAGTCGCCACCCTCATCTGGGAGCACCTGTGGCTCGTCGGCATGTCGATGCTGCTCGCCGTCGCCATCGGTGTCCCGCTCGGAATTTTATTAACGCGAAAGCCCGGCTGGAAAACCCTGATCCTCGGTACAAACAACGTCATCCAGACCATCCCCAGTCTCGCCCTTTTCGGCCTCTTGCTGCCGCTTCCCTGGCTCGGCGTTCGTGCCGATCGCCTCACCATCACCGCGCTCACTCTTTACGCGCTGCTCCCCATCGTTCGCAACACTTACACCGGCATCAGCGGTATCGATGCTCCCGTCCGGGAATCCGCTCTCGCCATGGGCATGGACTCCCGCCAGATCCTCCTCCAGGTCGAACTCCCTCTCGCCGCCCCTGTGATCCTCGCCGGCGTGCGTGTCGCCACCGTCATCACCATCGGCGTCGCAACCATCGCTGCCGCCATTGGCGCCGGGGGTCTCGGCGAATTCATCTTCCGCGGACTCTCCATGGTCGATAACAACGTCATCCTCGCTGGAGCTATCCCGGCCGCGCTCATGGCGCTCGCCGCCGACGGAGCCTTGGGCCTGGTCCAGCGCGCCCTCCAGCGCCCGCGCCACTGATATGGACCGTCGCGCCTTCCTCTTCAGCATCGCCGGCCTCTCGCTCGCCGCCTGTACCTCGCGCAAAAACCAGGTCTCCATCGGCTCCAAGAATTTCACCGAGCAACTCATCCTCGGCGAGATGCTCGCTCAGACGATCGAGCATTACGCGCATCTCCCCATCGAGCGCCGCTTCTATCTCGCCGGGACCTACATTTGCCAGCAGGCCATCCTCGCCGGACGCGTCGATATGTA comes from Terriglobia bacterium and encodes:
- a CDS encoding ABC transporter permease yields the protein MNFFQFLARHRLEVATLIWEHLWLVGMSMLLAVAIGVPLGILLTRKPGWKTLILGTNNVIQTIPSLALFGLLLPLPWLGVRADRLTITALTLYALLPIVRNTYTGISGIDAPVRESALAMGMDSRQILLQVELPLAAPVILAGVRVATVITIGVATIAAAIGAGGLGEFIFRGLSMVDNNVILAGAIPAALMALAADGALGLVQRALQRPRH